In Methanothrix sp., the following proteins share a genomic window:
- a CDS encoding NAD(+)/NADH kinase, which yields MVPIRIGFVSRNDADSIKLAGSLIDHFRDRAEIFVDPELAEHLGLKGTPVGEMDVDFIVSIGGDGTILRTIHKMEDPRPILGINMGTVGFLVDVEPKDAVRTIEHLLLGFEVDERTRIETLLRGERLPPATNEVALITSSPAKMLDFDIKVNGSPLERLRADGMIFATSTGSTAYAMSAGGPIVDPHLDAIVLVPVAPFKLSARPWVIRGDSLIEVDLKLPGKEALVVVDGQTMATVTHGDEIIMRRAERPARFVKASRDGFYEKVKAKLV from the coding sequence GTGGTACCCATTAGAATAGGCTTTGTCTCACGAAACGATGCAGACTCGATAAAACTTGCAGGATCCCTCATAGATCATTTCAGGGACAGGGCTGAGATTTTTGTCGATCCGGAGCTCGCGGAGCATCTTGGGTTGAAGGGCACACCGGTAGGGGAGATGGATGTTGACTTCATAGTTTCGATAGGTGGAGACGGTACCATCCTCAGGACGATACACAAGATGGAGGATCCCAGGCCGATTCTTGGCATAAACATGGGCACAGTGGGGTTCCTTGTCGATGTGGAGCCGAAGGATGCGGTCAGGACCATCGAGCATCTGCTTCTCGGTTTTGAGGTTGATGAGAGGACCAGGATAGAGACCCTGCTGCGTGGGGAGAGGCTCCCGCCCGCGACGAATGAGGTCGCGCTCATAACCTCCAGTCCCGCCAAGATGCTCGATTTCGATATAAAGGTCAACGGATCGCCACTGGAGCGGCTTCGCGCAGACGGCATGATATTCGCGACATCCACAGGATCCACAGCATATGCGATGTCCGCCGGCGGGCCCATAGTGGACCCGCACCTGGATGCGATAGTCCTGGTGCCTGTGGCACCGTTCAAGCTCTCAGCCCGGCCCTGGGTGATCCGCGGGGACAGTCTGATAGAGGTCGATCTGAAGCTCCCGGGAAAGGAGGCGCTGGTCGTCGTCGACGGCCAGACGATGGCGACAGTGACGCATGGCGATGAGATAATCATGCGAAGAGCTGAGAGGCCGGCGCGGTTCGTGAAGGCCAGCAGGGATGGGTTCTACGAGAAGGTCAAGGCCAAGCTCGTCTGA
- a CDS encoding elongation factor 1-beta produces MGTVAAKIRIMPESTEIDMESLKESIRSVVPASVKLHAMDVRPIAFGLKALIAVVLLDDRAGGGTAEVEEAFSKVKGVESVEVEEVGLI; encoded by the coding sequence ATGGGAACTGTAGCCGCAAAGATCAGAATCATGCCTGAGAGCACTGAAATAGACATGGAATCCCTGAAGGAATCCATCAGGTCAGTTGTTCCAGCATCCGTAAAGCTCCACGCAATGGATGTGCGACCGATCGCCTTCGGCCTCAAGGCGCTGATAGCTGTTGTCCTCCTTGACGACAGGGCTGGCGGCGGGACGGCGGAGGTGGAGGAGGCGTTCTCAAAGGTGAAGGGCGTGGAGTCGGTCGAGGTCGAGGAGGTAGGCCTCATCTGA
- a CDS encoding IMP cyclohydrolase, whose amino-acid sequence MYVGRIVAVGISGDGVWVGYRVSSRSFPNRRATASGSSIFVHPLDPSDLLKNPYITYPCIRASNDFAVVSNGDHTDMIFDRIEDGSGPLDAVALSLVAYGYERDDLRTPRIAGVVSGRRAVMGIAAHDEIHVREIELHDGDAWMVATYEKTGFEPVSMEGTSASSIARSLFGLPFERPVCSAAAFRKGDGFELAVYNPR is encoded by the coding sequence GTGTACGTCGGGAGAATAGTCGCAGTCGGAATCTCCGGCGATGGGGTCTGGGTGGGCTACAGGGTCTCATCCAGATCCTTCCCGAACCGCAGGGCAACTGCATCCGGATCCTCGATATTTGTGCATCCTCTCGATCCATCCGATCTCCTGAAGAACCCCTACATAACATATCCATGCATAAGAGCCTCGAATGATTTCGCGGTCGTATCGAACGGAGATCACACAGACATGATATTCGACCGGATCGAGGACGGGTCAGGACCTCTGGACGCCGTGGCCCTGAGCCTGGTGGCCTACGGTTACGAGAGGGATGATCTCCGGACTCCTAGAATCGCCGGCGTCGTCTCAGGGCGGCGCGCGGTCATGGGAATCGCGGCTCACGATGAGATCCACGTCAGGGAGATCGAGCTTCATGATGGGGATGCATGGATGGTGGCGACGTATGAGAAGACCGGATTCGAGCCCGTATCCATGGAGGGGACTAGCGCATCGAGCATCGCTAGATCCCTCTTCGGCCTCCCCTTCGAGCGTCCGGTGTGCTCTGCTGCTGCGTTCAGGAAAGGAGATGGCTTTGAGCTTGCTGTGTACAATCCAAGGTGA
- the fhcD gene encoding formylmethanofuran--tetrahydromethanopterin N-formyltransferase encodes MEINGVEIDDTFAEAFPIKIGRVLITAISERWALEAAREATGFGTSVIMCPAEAGIECIVPTTETPDGRPGVYIQICNMSWKSLETSLLARIGQCVLTAPTTAVFNGLPGAERQFDTGKKLGYFGDGYQCEIEYCNRKFCKIPIMEGDFLVEETIGAVDGIAGGNFYILGQNQPAALMAAEAAVDAISKLRGTITPFPGGVVASGSKVGSRYKFLKASTNVAFCPSLKEQGVCALPENVTAGYEIVINGISREAIEEAMRVGIRAACRVPGVIRISAGNFGGKLGPHQFHLHRILEQ; translated from the coding sequence ATGGAGATTAATGGTGTGGAGATAGATGATACGTTCGCGGAGGCGTTCCCGATAAAGATTGGGAGGGTGCTGATAACCGCGATCAGTGAGCGCTGGGCGCTTGAGGCGGCCCGCGAGGCCACCGGCTTCGGGACCTCGGTGATAATGTGCCCTGCTGAGGCCGGAATAGAATGTATTGTTCCAACCACCGAGACGCCTGACGGTAGGCCCGGGGTATACATACAGATATGCAACATGAGCTGGAAGAGCCTGGAGACGTCGCTCCTGGCGCGCATAGGCCAGTGTGTCCTCACAGCTCCTACAACAGCTGTGTTCAACGGCCTGCCCGGGGCTGAGAGGCAGTTCGACACAGGAAAGAAGCTGGGCTACTTCGGAGATGGATACCAGTGCGAGATCGAGTACTGCAACAGGAAGTTCTGCAAGATCCCCATCATGGAGGGTGATTTCCTCGTGGAGGAGACCATCGGGGCAGTTGATGGGATAGCCGGCGGCAACTTCTACATTCTGGGGCAGAACCAGCCTGCTGCGCTCATGGCCGCTGAGGCCGCGGTCGATGCGATAAGCAAGCTCAGAGGGACGATAACGCCGTTCCCGGGAGGCGTGGTCGCGAGCGGCTCCAAGGTCGGGAGCAGGTACAAGTTCCTGAAGGCCTCTACGAATGTTGCATTCTGCCCCAGCCTGAAGGAGCAGGGGGTCTGCGCACTTCCTGAGAACGTCACTGCAGGGTACGAGATCGTGATCAACGGGATAAGCAGGGAGGCGATAGAGGAGGCGATGCGCGTCGGGATCAGGGCTGCCTGCAGGGTTCCCGGCGTGATCAGGATATCCGCGGGGAACTTCGGAGGCAAGCTGGGGCCGCATCAGTTCCATCTGCACAGGATACTCGAGCAATGA
- a CDS encoding zinc finger domain-containing protein → MKDVPEKCISCGVTLLGTGGVRFPCPSCGVIIARCNRCKKQSNIYTCKSCGFTGP, encoded by the coding sequence ATGAAAGACGTACCAGAGAAGTGTATATCGTGCGGTGTTACCCTGCTTGGCACCGGAGGCGTCAGATTTCCATGTCCGAGCTGTGGTGTGATCATCGCCAGATGCAACAGATGCAAGAAGCAGAGCAATATCTACACATGCAAGAGCTGTGGTTTCACCGGTCCATGA
- a CDS encoding thiamine pyrophosphate-dependent enzyme, whose protein sequence is MEKLLAPGHRACAGCSMPTVINLVLDAAGPNTIVATPTGCIEVTTTPYPESAWRVPWIHSLFENAAAVASGIEAALNHFGKNHNVFVIAGDGSTLDIGMGCISGMFDRGHNVKYVCYDNEAYMNTGVQRSSSTPPCTSTTTTPSGKVSFGNPRPKKDMPAIAVAHRVPYVATASVAYPVDLRRKVKRAISIPGPAYIQVNAPCITGWSFEAGTTVEIARLAVETCLWPLYEYVNGELAGVKKIHVKRPVEDYLKAQGRYRHLFRMKGGDEMIRVLQQMADENARKFGLLYEGDVTCTSGE, encoded by the coding sequence ATGGAGAAGCTACTTGCACCCGGGCACAGGGCATGCGCAGGATGCTCAATGCCAACTGTGATCAATCTGGTACTGGACGCCGCTGGACCCAACACGATAGTTGCAACGCCAACAGGATGCATCGAGGTGACGACAACACCGTATCCTGAGAGCGCCTGGAGGGTTCCGTGGATCCACTCGCTCTTCGAGAATGCAGCGGCTGTCGCCTCTGGAATAGAAGCCGCTCTCAATCACTTCGGGAAAAACCATAACGTCTTCGTCATAGCCGGCGATGGCAGCACACTGGACATAGGCATGGGCTGCATATCCGGCATGTTCGATCGCGGGCACAATGTGAAGTATGTTTGCTATGATAATGAGGCGTACATGAACACAGGCGTCCAGAGGAGCAGCTCGACACCTCCATGCACATCAACGACGACCACGCCATCCGGAAAGGTCAGCTTCGGAAACCCGAGGCCGAAGAAGGACATGCCCGCCATAGCTGTCGCACACAGAGTGCCGTATGTCGCAACAGCCTCTGTCGCCTATCCTGTGGACCTCAGGCGGAAGGTGAAGAGGGCCATATCGATTCCAGGGCCTGCGTACATACAGGTCAACGCGCCGTGCATCACAGGCTGGTCGTTCGAGGCTGGGACCACTGTGGAGATAGCGCGGCTTGCGGTCGAGACCTGCCTCTGGCCTCTCTACGAGTACGTCAACGGAGAGCTTGCTGGCGTCAAGAAGATCCATGTAAAGAGGCCTGTTGAGGATTACCTCAAGGCACAGGGGAGGTACAGGCATCTCTTCCGCATGAAGGGTGGAGATGAGATGATCCGGGTCCTCCAGCAGATGGCTGATGAGAACGCCCGGAAGTTCGGACTTCTTTATGAGGGAGATGTCACGTGTACGTCGGGAGAATAG
- the ribC gene encoding riboflavin synthase, which translates to MKRIGIADTTFARYDMARAAIREIKKHASVEIVRYTVPGVKDLPVAAKRLIEEHKCDIVIALGMPGAAPIDKVCAHEASTGLIMAQLMTNRHIIEVFVHEDEAADERALARLAEKRAAEHALNAIRLLFRPEELTRMAGTGQRQGFEDAGPLEGDGGTH; encoded by the coding sequence ATGAAACGCATAGGTATAGCGGATACCACATTTGCCAGGTACGACATGGCCAGGGCCGCGATTCGCGAGATAAAGAAGCATGCGTCCGTGGAGATAGTCAGGTACACCGTTCCGGGTGTGAAGGATCTCCCCGTGGCTGCGAAGCGGCTCATCGAGGAGCATAAGTGCGATATCGTCATCGCTCTGGGGATGCCGGGCGCCGCGCCCATCGACAAGGTCTGCGCCCATGAGGCATCCACGGGCCTTATAATGGCCCAGCTCATGACGAACAGGCACATCATAGAGGTCTTCGTCCACGAGGACGAGGCCGCGGACGAGCGTGCTCTGGCCCGGCTCGCAGAGAAAAGGGCGGCAGAGCACGCACTGAACGCGATCAGGCTTCTCTTCAGGCCGGAGGAGCTGACCAGGATGGCGGGCACAGGCCAGAGGCAGGGATTCGAGGATGCTGGCCCGCTCGAGGGGGACGGCGGGACGCACTGA
- a CDS encoding uridylate kinase — protein MRFYVVKIGGSLIGCAKEIVLRLSILAESGYGFLVVPGGGPMADLVRSLYNRGMVSDEAAHWMAVLAMEEYAYLLTDGTGAEPVDALSQSQGVRVLRPYRYLLENDRGLEHSWDYTSDAIAALVACRLGSDMIKVTDVDGVMISGRLVSAVRASELMGHRSCVDQGTLRIIESCGTRCFVLNGSVPDELIAMVEELPERCRGTVIW, from the coding sequence ATGCGCTTTTATGTCGTGAAGATCGGTGGAAGCCTGATCGGATGCGCGAAGGAGATCGTTCTGAGGCTCTCCATTCTCGCTGAGAGCGGGTACGGCTTTCTGGTGGTTCCGGGTGGCGGCCCGATGGCGGATCTTGTGAGATCTCTTTATAACAGGGGAATGGTGAGCGACGAGGCCGCGCACTGGATGGCGGTTCTGGCCATGGAGGAGTACGCGTATCTCCTGACAGACGGGACTGGCGCAGAGCCTGTGGATGCTCTCTCTCAATCGCAGGGTGTTCGCGTCCTGAGGCCTTACAGGTATCTCCTGGAGAACGACAGGGGGCTGGAGCACAGCTGGGATTACACATCGGATGCCATCGCGGCGCTTGTGGCGTGCCGGCTCGGCTCGGATATGATAAAGGTGACGGATGTCGATGGGGTCATGATTTCAGGGAGGCTGGTGTCTGCTGTGAGAGCATCTGAGCTCATGGGGCATCGGAGCTGCGTGGATCAGGGCACTCTGAGGATAATCGAATCCTGTGGGACGAGATGCTTCGTCCTCAACGGCTCCGTTCCCGATGAGCTCATCGCGATGGTTGAAGAGCTGCCTGAGAGATGCCGCGGGACTGTGATATGGTAA
- the hisD gene encoding histidinol dehydrogenase has protein sequence MIVKKLNELSSEDLKVLLSREIGIQDVLQRVNDIVMDVAENGDEALRKYTERFDGVRLESFRVSEDEIEEAYDALDEGILSALELAAQNIYAFHDEERTKDLWLYQVAPGVVAGQKVVPLESVGAYVPGGRAAYPSSALMCVIPAKVAGVERVVVCTPPDGSGRIAPLTLAAADIAGADEIYKLGGAQAIAAMALGTESIERVEKIVGPGNVYVTAAKMLVRGSVEIDFPAGPSEVLIVADSSADPEFIASDMIAQAEHDPSSIAVVVTTSEPLMRAVETELSSQAEKTERRDIVQASLERCALLLAESLDDAMAFSNAFAPEHLELMVRDPMDALNMVRNAGSVFLGHYTPVAAGDYATGTNHVLPTAGYAKIFSGLNIDAFTKKISVQSMTGEGLESLADVIIKMAESEGLRAHAESVRIRMRR, from the coding sequence ATGATCGTGAAGAAACTTAATGAGCTGAGTTCAGAGGACCTGAAGGTTCTACTTTCTAGAGAGATCGGAATACAGGATGTCCTGCAGAGGGTCAACGATATAGTGATGGATGTAGCAGAGAACGGCGATGAAGCCCTGAGGAAGTACACGGAGCGGTTCGATGGAGTGCGCCTCGAGAGTTTCAGGGTTTCAGAGGATGAGATCGAGGAAGCGTACGATGCTTTGGATGAGGGCATTCTCAGCGCTCTTGAGCTCGCGGCCCAGAACATCTACGCATTCCACGATGAGGAGCGGACAAAGGATCTCTGGCTCTACCAGGTCGCGCCAGGCGTCGTCGCAGGGCAGAAGGTCGTGCCGCTGGAGAGCGTCGGCGCCTATGTCCCTGGAGGAAGGGCAGCGTATCCCAGCTCTGCGCTGATGTGTGTCATTCCAGCAAAGGTCGCGGGCGTTGAGAGGGTGGTCGTATGTACACCTCCGGATGGTTCTGGCAGAATCGCACCGCTAACGCTTGCTGCCGCGGATATCGCCGGAGCGGATGAGATCTACAAGCTTGGTGGGGCTCAGGCGATAGCTGCCATGGCTCTCGGCACGGAGAGCATCGAGCGGGTTGAGAAGATAGTCGGGCCCGGGAATGTGTACGTCACCGCAGCGAAAATGCTCGTCAGGGGTAGCGTCGAGATAGATTTTCCAGCTGGCCCTTCAGAGGTTTTGATCGTAGCGGATTCATCCGCTGATCCTGAGTTCATAGCATCAGATATGATCGCTCAGGCGGAGCACGACCCATCATCCATAGCTGTCGTGGTCACAACCAGCGAGCCACTGATGAGGGCGGTTGAGACAGAGCTCTCATCCCAGGCAGAAAAGACAGAGCGGAGGGATATAGTCCAGGCGAGCCTGGAGCGATGCGCTCTCCTGCTTGCCGAGAGCCTGGATGATGCCATGGCGTTCTCGAATGCATTCGCTCCGGAGCATCTGGAGCTGATGGTCAGGGATCCGATGGATGCTCTGAACATGGTCAGAAACGCGGGATCTGTTTTTCTCGGGCACTACACGCCGGTCGCCGCCGGCGATTACGCAACAGGGACGAACCATGTGCTTCCCACAGCAGGTTATGCAAAGATCTTCTCCGGCCTGAACATAGATGCGTTCACAAAGAAGATATCAGTACAGAGCATGACCGGTGAGGGCCTCGAATCGCTCGCAGATGTCATAATAAAGATGGCAGAGTCTGAGGGGCTGAGGGCGCACGCGGAATCCGTGCGCATCCGGATGAGGAGATGA
- a CDS encoding bifunctional fructose-bisphosphatase/inositol-phosphate phosphatase codes for MSLSAVGAKLKSLCDSMSANVASAVSSIAGTSGAGAHIKIGADGTPTKAIDQIAEEAALAPLRDCGSGFRVLSEEMGESVIGEDPAYFIHLDPLDGTFNAIHGIPFYAISIFISDGTTHLAYVRDLVRGTRYYAEPGGGAYREESSVEPIKVSGTARLGDFSISAYTMRPRTSRIVGVGDVVRRMRNLGAASLELCYVADGRLDAFIDLRGSLRVVDVIAGILMVEEAGGTVTDSRGGKLHLSRNMWERTDLIASNGLMHREILELIEGGTH; via the coding sequence ATGAGCCTCTCAGCGGTTGGAGCTAAACTGAAGTCGCTCTGCGACTCGATGTCTGCGAACGTCGCATCCGCAGTGAGCAGCATCGCCGGTACATCGGGCGCTGGCGCCCACATAAAGATCGGAGCTGATGGAACTCCCACAAAGGCGATAGATCAGATCGCGGAGGAGGCGGCGCTCGCCCCGCTCAGGGATTGCGGCAGCGGATTCAGGGTTCTGAGCGAGGAGATGGGGGAGAGTGTGATCGGAGAGGATCCAGCTTACTTCATCCATCTCGACCCGCTTGACGGCACATTCAACGCGATACACGGGATCCCATTTTATGCGATTTCCATCTTCATAAGCGATGGCACAACTCATCTGGCGTACGTGCGCGACCTTGTAAGGGGAACGAGGTACTATGCGGAGCCGGGGGGCGGGGCTTACCGTGAGGAATCATCTGTGGAACCGATAAAGGTCTCAGGAACCGCACGCCTCGGGGACTTCAGCATCTCCGCTTACACAATGCGACCGAGGACATCGAGAATCGTGGGCGTTGGAGATGTTGTGAGGAGGATGAGAAACCTTGGGGCGGCTTCGCTTGAGCTCTGTTACGTCGCAGACGGGAGACTGGACGCCTTCATAGACCTCCGCGGCTCTCTCAGGGTGGTCGATGTGATCGCTGGGATTCTCATGGTGGAGGAGGCTGGAGGCACGGTCACAGATTCTCGCGGAGGGAAGCTTCACCTCAGCAGGAACATGTGGGAGAGGACGGACCTGATAGCTTCAAATGGTCTCATGCACAGAGAAATACTGGAGCTGATAGAGGGTGGTACCCATTAG